In Streptomyces sp. NBC_01231, the sequence GTGGCCGTACCGGCGGCGCAGGGCCGCACTGGAGTCCGTGTTCGCCGCCCGCCGGCTGTCAGCGCCGTGGGCGCTGTGCCCATCGACTATCGAGGCCGATGTCGTGCGCGAGTGGCTGACGTGGGCGTCGGTCGGGATGGAGGGGGTGGTCTTCAAGAGGCTGGACGATGTCTACCGCCCGTCGGTGAGGGGCTGGGAGAAATACAAGGTCCGTGAGACGAGCGAGGCGATCGTCGGCGCGGTCACCGGTTCCCTGGCCGTTCCCCGCACGCTGCTGCTCGGCAGGTACGACACCGAAGGGCGCTTTCAGTACGTCGGCCGCACCACCACCCTCGCTCAGGCGGCAGGTGCGGCGGTCGCCGGTCTGCTCGCTCCCGGGCGGCGCGGTCATCCGTGGACAGGCTGGTCGTTCAGCGCCGGGTGGGGCAGCAAGGAGAAGCTGAACGTGACGCTGGTGGAACCCGAGCTGGTGGTGGAAGTCGGCGTCGACGTCGCCCGCGACGCCTCCGGCCGGTGGCGGCATCCCGCACGCTGGCACCGTGCCCGCCCTGACCTCTCCCCCGCCGACGTTCCCCGCCTGACGTCACCGCCGCACTGACCGGCGGCCTGGCGCGGCGGCCCCGCCGACGCGCAACACGAAGAGCGCGCCCCGATCCCCGGCTGCGTCCACGCCGCCCATCCCAGCCCTCCCGCATCCTCAACTCCAGCCAGGGCATGGTCGAAGGGGGTCGCAACGGGGATGTCAGCAACCCGACCACGCCAAAACTGCGCACTGACCTGCACAGATACGAGAGGGGATCTACAGGTACCGCAACACCTAGCGCAACACTCAGCGCAACATCCGGCGCAACACTTGCCGCAACACTCAGCGCAACCTGACCGGTTCGGTGCTTCCGGGCAGCCAACTGCACCGAATGTTCCTCACGCGGCCCGTGCTGTTCCCCGGGTGCGGGCCAGCTGCCGCAGCTCGGCACGCGCCGCCGGCACCGAGGAGAGGCTCCTCCAGTACGGATGCCATGTCAGGCGTACGGACAGGAGCAGCAGGCGGCGGCGCAGGGTGGCGGTGTCACGGGGCCGGGGCGCGGCGGGCGCTTCGTAGGCGGCGTTCCAGGCGTGCTGCATCTGGACCAGGTCGTCGGGGAAGTCGGTGGAGTCCATACCGACATTAGATCGCGTGTTCGAATTGCGTGTCACGCGGGACACGCTCCGGGCGGGATGACCAGCTGTGGTCGGGGGTGTGCGCGGCACGGCCGGATCCATGGTCGGGGTCGTGGTCGCCCCGATGTGTCCGGTAGCCGCTCGGTCGGTCACTGATCGGCTCGCTGGCCGGGCCCGTGGTTGGGGTCAGTGGCTGCGGGGCGCGTACATGATCACGGCCATCCCGGCGAGGCAGACCAGGGCGCCGATGACGTCGTAGCGGTCGGGCCGGTAGCCGTCGGCGACCATGCCCCAGGCGATCGACCCGGCGACGAAGATCCCGCCGTACGCGGCGAGGATGCGCCCGAAGTTGTCGTCCGACTGCCAGGTGGCCACGACGCCGTAGATGCCCAGCGCGATGACGCCGGCACCGATCCAGATCCAGCCCTTGTGCTCCCGGATGCCCTGCCAGACCAGCCAGGCGCCACCGATTTCGAAGAGGGCGGCGACGACGAACAGGGCAACGGAACGAGCGACAGTCATGATCGGTGAGCCTACCGACGGCCCGTGCCGCTGTTCTTCAGCGGGTCGGCGGACGCCTGGCAGCCGCATCCGCTCTCGCCCGCGGCTTTCGGCGCGCAGGAGCAGGAGCGGCGACGCTGTCCGAGCCACCAGGTTCCGGCGGCGAGCACGGCCAGGACGACGGCGAGGGCGGGCAGCCAGCCCACCACCGCCCCGGCGCCGGCACCGACGACGCCCGCCGTGATCAGGACGGGCAGCGCGCAGCACGCCACACAGGCCAGCGCGGCCAGCCCCCCGAGCGCCTTCGGGGCGCGCCCGGTGCGGGGATCAGCAGCAGGGTCCGGCATGGCGGTTCTCCTCGGCGAGGCCGGTGAAGGGGATGGGGCAGCAGACGCTGGACGCGCAGACGGTCAGGTCGTCGCAGCCCGCGTCGAGGGCCGCGGCCAGGGCGGTGCGGATGGTGGTCAGGTCCGCGATCTTCGCGTCGACCTCGGCGAGCTTGGCCGCGGCGCGGTCCTGGAGCCCCGCCACGGGGCGTCCGTGGCGGTGGCGGCCGGCCTCCAGGAGGTCCGCGACCTCCTCCAGCGTGAACCCCAGCCGCTGGGCGGCCTTGATCACTCTCAGCGCGGTGACCGCGTCCTCGCCGTAAAGGCGGTGACCGCCGTTGCTGCGCTCCGGCTCGGCCAGCAGGCCGCGCCGCTCGTAGTAGCGCAGCGTCTGGATGTTCACCCCGGCCGCCTCCGCGACCTGCCCGCTGCGCAGGCCCGTGCTCACCGCTGCTCCCGGGCAGCGGCCGTCTGTGCGGCCAGGGCGTCCAGGACCGCCTCGTGCGCCTGGTCCACCGAGATGTCCAGACGGAGCAGGTCCTGGCCGGGGGTGGCGGTGAAGGTGAAGAACGAGCAGCAGCCGCTCTCGCGTTCCACCAGGTCCCGCACCCGCTCTTCCACACCTTCTCCGCCGGCCAGGTCAAGGCGCAGACTGAGCGGCTGGGGCCTCGACATGGAGGTCAGCCGCTCGGAGGACAGCGCGTCCCACTCCGCGACCCGCAGGGGCCGCTCCTCGGTGGGCAGCGTGCAGGACTGCGGCACCCACGCAAGATCAGTCATCGCACTCACTCCCGTCATCGCGTCCCCTGGGCGGGGACATCACCGACGGTAAACCTGTACCTGGGTACCGGATGCAAGCTCGTGAGCATGCGCCTGGTCATTCGTGGCGGGCGAGCTTGGCCGCGGAGACGAGCAGGATCGCGGCAAGCGCGGGGATGAGCACCAAGTCTGAGAACACACCGAGAAGCAGCCCGCCCAGCAGGGCGCCAGTGATCGAGCCGGCGGCCATCACCATGGTGAAGCGGAGGTTGGCACCGAGCACCGCGAAGCTGCCGTCACGGCTGTAGCGGGCGAAGGCCACCAGCATGGTCGGCAGTGACACCAGCAGGGAGAGGCTTCCCGCGGTCTTGATGTCCACCGCGAACAGCAACACGATCGTCGGGATCAGCAGTTCGCCGCCGGCCACACCCATGATCGCCGCGACGACCCCGATGCCGAAGCCGGCCACAACACCGCAGGGCACCTGAGCCCACAGCGGCAGGGCGAGCGTCCCCAGGGTGGTGGTGTGCGTGACCAACAGTGCTGCGGCCATGAGCACCATCAACGCCGCCAGCACTTTGTAGAGCGTGGAGCTGCGCATACGCACCGCCCAGGACGCTCCGGCCCAGGCGCCCACCAAGCTGCCGGACAACAGGTTGATCGCGGCAGGCCAGTGCGCGGCCACGTCGGAGGCCGGGACCGCTGCCAGGCGGGCGGGCAGCGCGACCAGCACCACCACCAGGCTCATCGCCTTGTTCAGGATGACCGCTGAGAGAGCGGCGAACCCGAAAAGACTGACCAGTAGCGGCAGGCGGAACTCCGCACCCCCCAGGCCGATCATCCCGCCCAGCACGCCGATGACCGCTCCCGCACCAAACACCAGGGGCGTTGAATACGTCGAACGTAGTGGAGCGAGGTCCTTGTCAGTGGCCATGGCGGGCATCCTCGCTGGTCGCGTCTCCCGCCCGCTACGGCACCTCCCAAAGGCCCACGCCGTGCTCGCCAGCAGTGGCCGGGGCCGGACGCGGAGCGACTCGCCAGCACCAGGGCGGCCCGGCCCAGAACGCTCCGCAGACTGAACTCCCGGGGCCCTGGGCCCTGCCGCCGCCGCGGGCAGGAGAATCCCCCGCAATGGAACAGACACTGCAGATCATCGCCATCGTCGTCGCCGCCTTCGGCACTGCGGCTCTGTCCGCGGTCGCCGGGTTCGGCGGCGGAGTGCTCCTGCTGCCGGTCTTCGTCGCCGTCTTGGGCACCCGGGACGCGGTTGCCGTCCTCACTGTCGCCCAACTGGCCAGCAACGGCAGCCGGGTCTGGTTCAACCGCCACGAGGTCGACCGGCGCCTGGTCGGCATCTTCGCTCTCGGCGCCGTGCCGGCCGCTGTCGTCGGCGCACTCCTGTTCGCCACCGCGCCCCTGCCTGCGCTCACCCGCCTCATCGGCGTGTTCCTGCTGGTCATGGTCGCCTGGCGGCGCTGGAAGCCGCACGCCGCCCGGCTGGACGACACCGCGTTCACCGCCGTCGGCGCCGTCTCCGGTTTCGGCTCCGCCCTGGTCGGCTCGGTCGGCCCGATGGTCGCCCCGTTCTTCCTCGCCCGCGGCCTGCTCAAGGGCGCCTACATCGGCACCGAGGCCGCTTCCGCCGTGGTGATGCACCTGACCAAGCTGGTGGTTTTCGGCGCCGCAGCCGTGCTGACCGCATCCAACGCCGTCATCGGCCTGGCCCTCGCACCCGCCAGCACCGCAGGCGCCTGGACCGGCAAGAAAATCGTCGACCGGCTCCCCGCCCACGTCTTCGTCATCGTGGTCGAGATCGGCCTGGTCACCTCCGGTCTCCTGCTGGCCATCACCGGCGGCTGACCATCCGCCTGATCCGCCTGGCCAGCATCACGGGAACCGGGGCAGGACTTGGCCCCTGACCCGCTCAGCGACTGCCAGGGCCAAGGATCTCGGCCAGCGGCGGCTAAGTTCCTCGGACCAGTCCCGGAGCTGGTCTTCGAGGGTGAGGTTGTCACCGCGGGCCACGGTCTACAGCAGTTGGGCGCACACGGTCGCTTCGGCGGCGAGGCTCACCGTCCTGATCGCCGAACCCGCGCGCGGGCGGTCGCCGCGGCGGGATTCCCGAACCTGTCGCCGAGTTGTCCGCAGCCGTCGGCCTCACCCCCGACCTGTTGGACCGTCGCCCCACGAGGTGGGCGACGGCCAGCTCCAACGCGCCTGCCTGGCCCGCGCGCTCGTGCTGCGCCCACGCTGGCTGATCTGCGAAATGACCGCGATGGTGGACGCGGCCACCACCGCCGCGTTGGTGGCCGCCGTCGAGGACCACCGCGCCGCCACCGGCGCCAGCCTGCTAGCCGTGGGACACGACCCGGTGCTCCTGGACCGCTGGTGCAACCGCACCCTCCACTGGGACGACGTCACCGGCCGCACCCCGCCCACAACGGGACGGCTCCCACAGGCATCGGGCCTGCGGGAGCCGTCCGTTGTGCCGCCTGCCGGTGAACGGTGAGAAGACGATCACGAGGCAGGACGCTAGGGGCGCTCTACGCCGTCACGGCGCGAGCAGCAGGCTGTCGCCACGCTCCTTGGCGGCGGCGTAACGCCGGGCCACGTCCTGCCAGTTGACGACGGCCCACATGGCGTCGATGAAGTCGACCTTCTGGTTCTTGTACTGCAGGTAGAAGGCGTGCTCCCAAGCGTCGAACACCAGGATCGGGGTCGAGCCCTGGCCGACGTTGCCCTGGTGGTCGTAGACCTGCTCGACGATCAGCCGACCGCTCAGCGGCTCGTACGCCAGCACGCCCCAGCCGGAGCCCTGAGTGGTGGCGGACGCCTTGGTCAGCTGGGCCTTGAACTTGGCGAAGGAGCCGAAGGACTCGGCGATCGCGTCCGCGAGCTCGCCTACGCCGTCCTTGTCTAGGGGCTCGCCACCGCCGTCGCCGGTCATGTTGTGCCAATAAATCGAGTGCAGGATGTGCCCCGAGAGGTGGAAGGCCAGGTTCTTCTCCAGCCCGTTGATCGAGCCCCACGTCTCCTTGTCCCGCGCCTCCGCAAGCTGCTCCAGCGTGTCGTTCGCGCCCTTCACGTACGCCGCGTGGTGCTTGTCATGGTGCAACTCGACGATCAGGGGGTTGATGACCGGTTCAAGCGCCGAGTAGTCGTACGGAAGCTCCGGGAGCGTGTAAACCGCCATGTCCAACGTCCTCCGACGTTATTGCGAATGATATGCAGCTGCACGCTAACAGTAGTAGCGACATCTTTTCGATCAGACGTTGGACCTAGGACCCCCGCCGTGCCGCGGAGCAGCGATCGGTGGGCGGCGGCCTGCTCGCTTCCACGGACCTCTTCGCCGGCCACGGGAGGCCGATGGCGCCACCGGGCACGCTGGCACCGTGTCCGCCCTGACCTCTCCCCCGCCGACGTCCCCCGCTGGACGCCGCCGCGCTGCATCACCGTCCGCAGCCTGATCCGCCGGGCATGGGTCACCCACCGCTGGGGCACCCGCCCCCGACGCCTCCCATGACTGGTCACCAGGGCACGGGGGTTCCGTCCCAGGAGAAGAAGCCACCGGTGGGGCCGTCGTCCGGCAGCAGGGCCAGGCGGAGAGCACCTTGGGCGGCCTCGGCCGGGTCGCCGCCGGCAGCGGCGGCCCTGGGAGTCAGATCAGTGGCCCGCAGGCCGGGAGCGAGCGCGTTGACCTTGAAGCCGTCCTGGGCCAGCGTCTGGGCGTACAGGACGGTGAGGGCGTTGAGGGCGGCCTTGGACGACCGGTAGGCGGCGGCGCCGCCGCTTCCCGGGATGAACTGGGGGTTGGGATTCGTGCTCCAGGTCAGCGACGCGGTGCCACTGGAGATGTTGACGATGCGCGGGCGCGGCGACCGGCGCAGGGCGGGCAGGAAGGCATTGGTCACCGCCACTACCCCGAACACATTGGTCTCGTACGTGCGCCGGAACTCCTCGACGCCGGTGCCGGCCGGCGGGGCGAGCGACAGCGAGATGCCGGCATTGTTGACCAGCACGTCCAAGCGGTCCACCTGAGCCGCGGCCTGTGCGATGCCGTCGGGATCACTCACGTCGAGGACCAGCAGACGGGCCCCGGCGCCGATCTCCTCGACGGCCCGCTGCCCGCGCCCGGGGTCGCGGGAGCCCACGTACACGGTGAGGCCCTCGGCGGCGAGCAGCCGGGAAATATGCTTGCCGATGCCCTTGTTGGCACCGGTGACCAGAGCTGTGCGTTCGTTCATGGCAACCACGCTTCCCTGGTCGCAGGCGCCCTGCCAGGGACAGTCTGTACCAGGCAGTGGGAGGAGGCGGTATGGCACGGCAGGAGCTGGCCCACTACCTGCGGGACCGCCGGGCGGCCCTGCGTCCGCACGAGATCGGCCTGACGGAGACGGGCACCGCCCGCCGCACACCGGGCCTGCGCCGCGAAGAGGTGGCGGAGCTCGCCCACATGTCGGTCGACTACTACACGCGGCTGGAGCAGGCCCGGGGACCGCGGCCGTCGGCCCGGATCCTGGACGCATTGGCCCGCGCGCTGCGGCTCACGCCGGCCGAGCGCAGCCACCTGTTCCGCCTGGCGGGTTCGAGCGCGCCGCCCGGCACCAGCGCCGTGCGGCGGGTGCGCCCGCACGTGGCCCGGATGCTGGACCGGCTGCCGGAGACCGGTGCCATCGTCACTGACGCGGCGTACCACGTCGTCGCCTGGAACCCCCTGGCCCAGGCACTGCTCGGCGCCGACCTCGGAGACGGGACGACGAACCTGGCCCGCCGCCGCTTCCTGGGCCAGGGGCGGACGTACGAGAGCTCCAGCGCCGAGGAATCCGGGCACATCGCGGTGGCGCGGTTGCGCCGGGCCGCCGACCGCTACCCGCACGACCCGCAGCTGGCCGCCCTGCTGGCCGAACTACACGACGGCAGTGAGGAGTTCCGGCAGATCTGGCAGGCACATCCGGTCCACGCTCCCGGGCACCGCACCAAGACCCTGGACCACCCGGAGGCCGGCGCGCTGCGGTTGAACTGCGACGTCCTGCTCGTGCCCGAGGACGACCAGGAGGTCGTCCTGATGACGGCCGACCCCGGATCACCTGCCGTGCGGGCCCTGCGCAGGCTAGCAGCCTGAGACGAAGGATGCGCACAGGTCTCGCCGGCGGTCACAGAGCGTCGCAACTCCTAATTCACTGGGGCCTTGTACCCACCTCGATGCCGAGGCTTTCCACGCCGCCTATCTGCGCGGGCTCTAAGATCGCATGTTCGAATACGCTGTCATCTCGGACTCGCCTCCATCCGTCCGGGCAGCCGTGGTCGGGGCTGCGGGCGGAGGCATGGTCGGCCTCGTGGTCGGCTTGTGGTCGCCCTGCGGGCAGGTCTGTGATTTGTCGGGCATCGTCAGGGACACCTCTGTTCCGCGAGGATGTGGTCAGTTTCGCGTTGGGCGGCGTACCAGCCCAGCGCGCGCACCATGGCCTTGTGCGGGGTGGGCGGGAGCAGGGGGTCGAGGGTGTCCCATGCCTCGTCGACGAGGGTGCGGGCTTCGCTCATGCACGCCTCGATCGCTCCGCTGCGCTGCAGGAGGTCGGATGCCTGGCGTGCGCCGGCGTCGGAATGCTGCCGGAGCGCGTCGCGCAGCCGTTGCCGGTCGGCCGTATGGAGAAGGCCGACGGCGCGGGCCACGGGGTAGGTGACCTCGCCGTTGAGGAGGTCCTCGGCAGGGGGCCGGGTGGTGATGCCCTGCCGGTGCTCCTCAGCGGATACCAGCCCGTACAGGTCGGCTACGTCGTCGGTGATCTGGTAGGCGATGCCGACAGCCTCGAAGTACTCGCAGATCGCTTCGAGTTGCTTCTCATCAGCGCCGCCGAAGATCGCGGAGATCTCTGCGGTGCTGCGGACGAGCATGCCCGTCTTGAGTCGGTGCGCGGTTCGGACCTGGTCGAGGAGCGGGGCGGTGTTGCCGGTGGTGATGGCTTCGTCGAACGCGGTGTGGTGTCCGGCGATGTCCAGTGCCTGGCCGGCATGGGCGGCGCGCAGGTCCCGCAGGTAGAGCCGGTAGATGCGCAGCATGGTGCTCGGGTCGGCCTGCGGCACGCGCTGCATGAGGGCGTCGAAGGTGTAGTAGCCGAGGGTGCCGGCGGTGATGGCGGGAGCGGTGCCGAAGACCTCGTGGACGCTTGGCCGGCCGCGCCGGATGGGGGAGTTGTCCTGGATGTCGTCGATGATCAGAGCCGAGACGTGGAGG encodes:
- a CDS encoding ATP-dependent DNA ligase, whose product is MTWSLPEPMLTVAVESPALPTGWAGEPKWDGFRALVSVDAGQVVLRSRRGTEMGPSFPEVVAGAVQLPDVTALDGELVVWDAAGRLAFERLQNRLARRGAGAARAGKEWPAHFVAFDLLRLSGTDTTGWPYRRRRAALESVFAARRLSAPWALCPSTIEADVVREWLTWASVGMEGVVFKRLDDVYRPSVRGWEKYKVRETSEAIVGAVTGSLAVPRTLLLGRYDTEGRFQYVGRTTTLAQAAGAAVAGLLAPGRRGHPWTGWSFSAGWGSKEKLNVTLVEPELVVEVGVDVARDASGRWRHPARWHRARPDLSPADVPRLTSPPH
- a CDS encoding YnfA family protein, producing MTVARSVALFVVAALFEIGGAWLVWQGIREHKGWIWIGAGVIALGIYGVVATWQSDDNFGRILAAYGGIFVAGSIAWGMVADGYRPDRYDVIGALVCLAGMAVIMYAPRSH
- a CDS encoding MerR family transcriptional regulator; translated protein: MSTGLRSGQVAEAAGVNIQTLRYYERRGLLAEPERSNGGHRLYGEDAVTALRVIKAAQRLGFTLEEVADLLEAGRHRHGRPVAGLQDRAAAKLAEVDAKIADLTTIRTALAAALDAGCDDLTVCASSVCCPIPFTGLAEENRHAGPCC
- a CDS encoding sulfite exporter TauE/SafE family protein, which encodes MATDKDLAPLRSTYSTPLVFGAGAVIGVLGGMIGLGGAEFRLPLLVSLFGFAALSAVILNKAMSLVVVLVALPARLAAVPASDVAAHWPAAINLLSGSLVGAWAGASWAVRMRSSTLYKVLAALMVLMAAALLVTHTTTLGTLALPLWAQVPCGVVAGFGIGVVAAIMGVAGGELLIPTIVLLFAVDIKTAGSLSLLVSLPTMLVAFARYSRDGSFAVLGANLRFTMVMAAGSITGALLGGLLLGVFSDLVLIPALAAILLVSAAKLARHE
- a CDS encoding sulfite exporter TauE/SafE family protein — translated: MEQTLQIIAIVVAAFGTAALSAVAGFGGGVLLLPVFVAVLGTRDAVAVLTVAQLASNGSRVWFNRHEVDRRLVGIFALGAVPAAVVGALLFATAPLPALTRLIGVFLLVMVAWRRWKPHAARLDDTAFTAVGAVSGFGSALVGSVGPMVAPFFLARGLLKGAYIGTEAASAVVMHLTKLVVFGAAAVLTASNAVIGLALAPASTAGAWTGKKIVDRLPAHVFVIVVEIGLVTSGLLLAITGG
- a CDS encoding superoxide dismutase, translated to MAVYTLPELPYDYSALEPVINPLIVELHHDKHHAAYVKGANDTLEQLAEARDKETWGSINGLEKNLAFHLSGHILHSIYWHNMTGDGGGEPLDKDGVGELADAIAESFGSFAKFKAQLTKASATTQGSGWGVLAYEPLSGRLIVEQVYDHQGNVGQGSTPILVFDAWEHAFYLQYKNQKVDFIDAMWAVVNWQDVARRYAAAKERGDSLLLAP
- a CDS encoding SDR family oxidoreductase, which produces MNERTALVTGANKGIGKHISRLLAAEGLTVYVGSRDPGRGQRAVEEIGAGARLLVLDVSDPDGIAQAAAQVDRLDVLVNNAGISLSLAPPAGTGVEEFRRTYETNVFGVVAVTNAFLPALRRSPRPRIVNISSGTASLTWSTNPNPQFIPGSGGAAAYRSSKAALNALTVLYAQTLAQDGFKVNALAPGLRATDLTPRAAAAGGDPAEAAQGALRLALLPDDGPTGGFFSWDGTPVPW
- a CDS encoding helix-turn-helix transcriptional regulator, translated to MARQELAHYLRDRRAALRPHEIGLTETGTARRTPGLRREEVAELAHMSVDYYTRLEQARGPRPSARILDALARALRLTPAERSHLFRLAGSSAPPGTSAVRRVRPHVARMLDRLPETGAIVTDAAYHVVAWNPLAQALLGADLGDGTTNLARRRFLGQGRTYESSSAEESGHIAVARLRRAADRYPHDPQLAALLAELHDGSEEFRQIWQAHPVHAPGHRTKTLDHPEAGALRLNCDVLLVPEDDQEVVLMTADPGSPAVRALRRLAA